The Bacteroidales bacterium genome has a window encoding:
- the phoU gene encoding phosphate signaling complex protein PhoU, with protein sequence MTHLDTELIKLKQQLFEMWSLVISQVETSREALLNFDKGAASEIAFREKMVDTFELKLDRDCENIIALYNPVATDLRLTLAILKINSDLERIGDFARGIAKFVKKCPKESINPELLKVCQFDDLIKNAIEMLTDAKKALENENSRMAVSIFSHDEFLDDVHKHSNKIIGEYIRNHPDEIDEALNMHSIIRKVERIGDHCINIAEEIVFYLEAKILKHSGKIKL encoded by the coding sequence ATGACTCATCTAGATACTGAACTTATAAAACTTAAACAGCAACTGTTTGAAATGTGGTCGTTGGTGATATCGCAGGTAGAAACTTCCCGTGAAGCTCTTTTAAACTTTGATAAAGGTGCCGCTTCTGAAATTGCTTTCAGGGAGAAAATGGTTGATACCTTTGAGTTAAAACTCGATCGCGATTGCGAAAATATCATTGCCCTCTATAACCCTGTTGCTACTGACCTTCGGCTAACATTGGCTATTCTAAAAATAAATTCCGATCTGGAACGAATTGGCGACTTTGCTCGTGGTATCGCTAAGTTTGTTAAAAAATGCCCGAAAGAGAGTATTAACCCTGAGCTCTTAAAGGTTTGTCAGTTCGATGATCTTATAAAGAATGCCATCGAAATGCTTACGGATGCAAAAAAAGCATTGGAGAACGAAAATTCAAGAATGGCAGTAAGTATTTTTTCTCACGATGAATTTTTGGATGATGTTCACAAACATTCCAATAAAATCATTGGAGAATATATCCGAAATCATCCCGACGAGATTGATGAAGCTCTAAACATGCATAGTATCATCCGTAAGGTAGAAAGGATTGGGGATCATTGCATTAATATTGCGGAAGAAATTGTTTTTTATCTTGAGGCCAAGATTTTAAAGCATAGTGGGAAAATTAAACTCTAA
- a CDS encoding cation transporter produces MLKIIDLKEEKSRVAFFSVLAAIALTSFKLIVGISTNSLGILSEALHSGLDLVAAIITLLAVRIAYKPADKTHNYGHGKVENLSALIETLLLLITCFWIIYEAVHRLVTGKTEIDVSIWSFVVVITSIVIDISRSRALSRVAKKHNSQALEADALHFSTDIWSSAVVLIGLIFASFNFFFADPIAALFVALIVIYVSYKLGKKAIDALLDKSPLDTVSKIEAILESAKQITRYHDLKVRTMGAETLVEMNIHVTPGITIEAAHQISHEVEHEIKKFVERCEFHIHIEPDEPED; encoded by the coding sequence ATGTTAAAAATAATCGACTTGAAGGAAGAAAAAAGCAGGGTTGCATTTTTTTCTGTTCTTGCTGCAATTGCCCTTACCTCGTTTAAACTAATTGTAGGCATTTCAACCAATAGCTTGGGAATTTTATCGGAGGCGCTACATTCTGGATTAGATCTTGTAGCCGCAATAATAACACTGCTAGCTGTTCGTATTGCGTATAAACCAGCCGATAAAACGCACAACTATGGACATGGTAAGGTTGAGAATCTTTCAGCGTTGATTGAAACACTACTACTATTAATAACCTGTTTCTGGATTATTTATGAAGCCGTACATCGCTTGGTTACCGGTAAAACCGAAATAGATGTAAGTATATGGAGTTTCGTTGTTGTAATAACATCTATTGTAATTGATATTTCACGCTCAAGGGCTTTATCGCGAGTGGCAAAAAAGCATAACAGCCAGGCTCTTGAAGCCGATGCTTTACATTTCTCAACCGATATTTGGAGTTCTGCTGTAGTACTTATTGGGTTAATCTTTGCTAGCTTTAATTTCTTCTTTGCCGATCCAATCGCAGCTTTATTTGTTGCCCTAATTGTGATTTACGTTTCATATAAACTTGGAAAGAAAGCAATTGACGCACTCCTAGATAAAAGCCCATTGGACACCGTTTCGAAAATTGAAGCCATTCTAGAATCAGCAAAACAGATTACACGATACCACGACCTTAAAGTACGTACCATGGGTGCGGAAACACTGGTTGAAATGAATATACACGTAACACCGGGTATCACTATTGAAGCGGCTCATCAGATTTCACATGAGGTTGAGCATGAAATTAAAAAATTCGTTGAACGGTGCGAATTCCATATCCATATTGAACCTGATGAACCTGAAGATTAG
- a CDS encoding T9SS type A sorting domain-containing protein, whose protein sequence is MIKKLLNSFGVVLLLLVIGGNTLAQDDFIGKSPSTNKFGDLCYPIQAGKSVKVPITVTCNITKKFQPYTVSIDINSSFYEYYSWVTIDNNNQNVDSSKTITFNLTIKPPAIPYITPDGQYPFELSFIVYNKDNTRIDPTFTKPTFKVIVDNSAPVKPTISPSSKTSRSITISGCSSFDPLELSSSYSLANDTAGVYGMRSLTHTLKKSSDNSIVQNATLAYKDTRDFYKFSTLSPNTTYKATVTATDLAGNKNISSEITITTPPAPPASCAFTSTYCSATLTWPNSSGATGYYVYDDARNLITPTPIGANSYTKTGLSAGKAFSFYIAAVSSIGGTSELSTLFTTTTPTMPTPSISGPSIVCSSGATFTAVNLPASCSISWDRFPNLSQPSSSGNYATFASTGNGTSWVKATFDSGCGSTYSYYNVTAGSPVPGTIAIEFDAPPRRFTATIDGVATANTYKWYLDGVLKYTTPNTSVIFQRQLNNCGHVYYVDVVEENACGVSSISHAETVEDPCYYGFTIFPNPASDNITLTIGSADNASSMGNSSTGTTALASKYISTKAYTIRVLDSFGALKTTLNKSGESVTLPVGNLNNGVYIVEINDGKNVYRQQLVVKH, encoded by the coding sequence ATGATAAAAAAATTACTCAACTCTTTTGGTGTTGTTCTACTTCTATTGGTAATAGGTGGCAATACCCTTGCTCAGGATGATTTTATTGGAAAAAGTCCATCAACTAATAAATTTGGAGATTTATGCTATCCTATTCAAGCGGGAAAGAGCGTTAAAGTTCCTATAACAGTAACCTGCAATATCACTAAAAAATTCCAGCCCTATACCGTTTCCATCGATATAAACTCCTCGTTCTACGAGTATTATAGCTGGGTTACCATTGATAATAATAACCAAAATGTTGACTCAAGTAAAACAATTACCTTTAACTTAACCATTAAACCCCCTGCAATTCCTTACATAACCCCCGATGGACAGTACCCTTTCGAGCTATCTTTTATTGTTTACAACAAGGACAATACCCGTATCGACCCTACCTTTACAAAACCCACATTTAAGGTTATTGTAGATAATTCAGCACCCGTAAAACCCACCATATCCCCTTCGAGTAAAACGAGTAGGTCTATAACAATTTCTGGGTGCAGCAGCTTTGATCCCTTGGAATTATCATCATCTTACTCCCTTGCGAATGATACTGCTGGGGTTTATGGAATGAGAAGTTTGACCCATACTTTGAAGAAATCGTCAGATAATTCAATTGTACAGAATGCAACGTTAGCGTATAAGGATACGAGAGATTTTTACAAATTCAGCACTCTTAGCCCCAACACTACCTATAAAGCAACCGTTACAGCCACTGATTTGGCTGGGAATAAGAATATTTCCTCGGAAATAACAATTACCACCCCGCCAGCCCCTCCCGCCAGCTGTGCATTCACAAGCACGTACTGTAGTGCTACTCTAACATGGCCTAATTCATCTGGTGCAACGGGTTATTACGTGTACGATGATGCGCGTAACCTGATTACACCAACCCCTATAGGAGCAAATTCCTATACAAAAACGGGGCTATCGGCAGGTAAAGCATTCAGCTTTTACATAGCAGCGGTGAGTAGTATAGGGGGAACATCTGAGCTAAGCACCCTTTTTACCACCACAACACCGACCATGCCTACCCCGTCAATTTCAGGTCCTTCCATAGTATGCTCCTCGGGTGCCACCTTTACCGCGGTGAACCTACCTGCCAGCTGCTCCATTTCTTGGGATCGATTCCCCAATTTAAGCCAACCGTCATCATCGGGGAACTATGCCACATTTGCATCAACAGGGAATGGGACAAGCTGGGTTAAGGCAACATTCGATTCGGGCTGCGGGAGTACTTACAGCTACTATAATGTTACAGCGGGCTCACCAGTACCGGGAACTATTGCCATAGAATTTGATGCGCCCCCAAGAAGGTTTACCGCCACCATTGATGGCGTAGCCACCGCTAACACGTACAAATGGTACCTGGATGGGGTTTTAAAATATACCACACCCAATACCAGCGTTATTTTTCAGAGGCAGCTGAACAACTGCGGACATGTTTACTACGTGGATGTGGTAGAGGAGAACGCCTGCGGCGTGTCAAGTATAAGTCATGCTGAAACCGTTGAAGATCCCTGCTACTACGGTTTTACCATTTTCCCTAATCCAGCATCGGATAATATTACGTTAACAATTGGTAGTGCAGATAATGCCTCTTCAATGGGTAATAGCTCAACAGGTACAACGGCTCTAGCCTCAAAATACATCTCAACGAAAGCCTATACAATCCGTGTTTTAGATAGTTTTGGCGCGTTAAAAACTACGCTTAATAAATCGGGTGAGTCGGTTACTCTACCAGTTGGTAATCTAAACAATGGGGTTTACATTGTTGAAATAAATGATGGAAAAAATGTATATAGGCAACAGCTGGTTGTAAAGCACTAG
- a CDS encoding tetratricopeptide repeat protein yields MEEIVAIKKNSSVDFNPQYFKLYNILGVLYQNSGRFQTALDYYRKALDATNDNDEKSLMYGNLGALYFKQGEYAKAINYYSYALALFEKSKHLSGKKVFMIYHNLGFAYYKAGLWEKSLYYYQRSITKAKENHISELGDTYYNTGLVYQKLGRLSEANQYHLLSIQCYTNEYGLRHYKTAVSYINYAQYLLAVNNLAKSWEYYAKAYQVLSQTVGLKHPYTSTCFISMGDYCYSRKDYRRALSYYQQSLIAQVYPFNDTSILANPKGEVLPNIQLIEILKDKVRTLTAYSKQQNSSSYLLAA; encoded by the coding sequence TTGGAAGAGATTGTTGCAATCAAAAAAAACAGTTCAGTAGATTTTAATCCTCAATACTTTAAGTTGTATAATATTTTGGGGGTATTGTACCAAAATTCGGGGCGTTTTCAAACTGCATTGGATTATTACCGCAAGGCATTGGATGCTACAAATGATAACGATGAAAAATCTTTAATGTACGGAAATCTTGGTGCACTTTATTTCAAACAGGGTGAATACGCTAAAGCAATAAACTACTACTCCTACGCATTAGCTCTATTTGAGAAGTCAAAACATCTGTCTGGAAAAAAAGTCTTTATGATATACCATAACTTGGGCTTTGCATACTATAAAGCGGGTCTGTGGGAAAAATCGTTATACTATTATCAGAGAAGCATAACTAAAGCAAAGGAGAATCATATAAGTGAACTAGGTGATACGTACTATAATACTGGTTTGGTGTACCAAAAATTAGGAAGATTAAGCGAAGCGAACCAGTATCATCTCCTATCCATCCAGTGCTATACGAATGAGTATGGATTACGGCACTACAAAACGGCTGTGTCCTATATCAACTACGCACAGTACCTGCTAGCAGTAAACAATTTGGCAAAGAGTTGGGAGTACTACGCCAAGGCTTACCAAGTTTTATCCCAAACCGTTGGGCTAAAGCACCCGTACACCTCCACCTGCTTTATAAGTATGGGTGATTACTGTTACTCCAGAAAGGATTACCGCAGAGCATTGTCGTACTACCAGCAATCGCTTATAGCCCAAGTTTACCCATTCAACGATACATCAATTCTGGCGAACCCCAAAGGCGAAGTTCTTCCTAATATCCAACTGATTGAAATACTAAAGGACAAGGTCAGAACTCTTACAGCATACTCAAAACAGCAGAATAGCTCTTCCTATCTTCTGGCGGCTTAG
- a CDS encoding CHAT domain-containing protein: MKIFLITYFLILTASNAIGISPDTTYVKNVYDRAWWYIDIGENQKAIPLLEEILRIKKDDSLDFKPKFFKLYNTLGVLYRRQGSITAAIECYSKALEAESDKNSKAIVYNNLGGLYALQGEYNKAISYNNFALSELEDNSQKENIQRIVYIYHNLGLAYYKISQWEKSLSYYLKSLQLAKEFNVKDVGDTYYNVGLVYQKLGRLSEANHYHLLSIQCYTSGYGLQHYKMAVSYINYAQYLLVINDLAKSWEYYTKAYQVLSQTVGLKHSYTSTCLMDMGNYCYASKDYRRALSYYQQSLAAKVYPFNDTSILANPKSEVFPDIKLIEILKAKAQALVTYSKQLHSTDYLVSALETYQLTAGYIEKLRMGYSYESSKLQISSHEHEVFTAIVTIAYQLYQQTNDVGYKALAFEFAERGKYGVLRQLQSENMARSRADIPDSVTSRELRIKERISSLQYTINEESKQERPSTDKLEKLNAELFSLVRESEQLMVDLESSYPTYYKQKYNNQVVSIPQLQKAMSKSEAVLEYVMSDKELYTFAITRDTFLLLKQETDSIFRSKLDFFIYALHSGYSTDYRDYKDAAYTLYSKLVLPVEHLLKGKNLLIIPDGKLGLTPFEAFTDTPYRDNDRCNYGTELYLLRKYPIGYAYSATLYSNSLNNDYKGSPNFLGVAPDYKNSRDSLKSIPRGMRSVRKLALLTQGKSLTGSNATEANFKKYCNRYGIVHFYAHGLEDTLNPANSKLALSTPTDSTDDGYLYAWEVYNMQMNAQMVVLGSCYSGSGRLLEGEGVLSISRSFMYAGSQSVVMSLWAAADRSTNDILNNYYMNLLKGMRKDEALRQAKLKYLTTDDPVDTHPRYWAGIAVSGNQNALYRYWILKKVILVASIIMTLIILVWKRRTIRGLLSGVVK, from the coding sequence GTGAAAATTTTTCTAATAACTTACTTTCTTATCCTTACGGCTAGCAACGCCATAGGCATTTCACCCGATACAACTTATGTGAAAAACGTGTACGATAGGGCGTGGTGGTATATAGATATTGGAGAAAATCAGAAAGCAATCCCTTTGCTTGAGGAGATACTTCGAATTAAAAAGGATGACAGTTTAGATTTCAAACCAAAGTTCTTCAAGCTATATAACACCCTTGGGGTTTTATATAGAAGACAGGGAAGTATCACAGCAGCAATAGAGTGTTATAGTAAGGCATTAGAAGCAGAGTCGGATAAAAACAGTAAAGCAATAGTATATAATAATCTAGGAGGTTTATACGCATTGCAAGGGGAGTATAACAAAGCGATTAGCTATAATAACTTTGCTTTATCTGAATTAGAAGACAATTCCCAAAAAGAGAATATTCAAAGGATAGTCTATATATACCATAATTTAGGTTTAGCTTACTATAAAATAAGTCAATGGGAGAAATCATTATCCTACTATTTAAAAAGTTTGCAATTGGCGAAGGAGTTCAATGTAAAAGATGTAGGCGATACGTACTATAATGTTGGCTTGGTATACCAAAAATTAGGAAGATTAAGCGAAGCGAACCATTATCATCTCCTATCCATCCAGTGCTATACAAGTGGGTACGGATTACAGCACTACAAAATGGCTGTGTCGTATATCAACTATGCGCAGTACTTGTTAGTAATAAACGATTTGGCAAAGAGCTGGGAGTATTACACCAAGGCTTACCAAGTTTTATCCCAAACGGTTGGGCTAAAGCACTCGTACACCTCCACATGCTTAATGGATATGGGTAATTACTGCTACGCCAGCAAGGATTACCGCAGGGCATTATCGTATTACCAGCAATCGCTAGCTGCCAAAGTTTACCCATTCAACGATACATCAATTCTGGCTAACCCAAAGAGCGAGGTTTTCCCCGATATTAAGCTGATTGAAATACTAAAAGCCAAAGCGCAAGCCCTTGTTACCTATTCAAAGCAATTGCATAGCACAGATTACCTCGTGTCTGCTCTGGAAACCTATCAGCTTACGGCGGGTTATATTGAGAAACTTCGTATGGGGTACTCCTACGAGAGCTCTAAGCTGCAAATCTCATCGCACGAGCACGAGGTGTTTACTGCCATTGTGACTATTGCCTACCAGCTATACCAACAAACGAATGATGTGGGGTACAAAGCCCTTGCCTTCGAGTTTGCAGAGCGGGGCAAGTACGGCGTTCTGCGTCAGCTCCAGAGCGAGAACATGGCACGGAGTAGAGCGGATATTCCCGATAGCGTAACCAGCAGGGAGCTTAGAATTAAAGAGCGGATTAGTAGCCTTCAGTACACCATAAACGAGGAGAGCAAGCAGGAACGCCCAAGTACCGACAAGCTGGAAAAGCTGAATGCCGAGCTGTTCAGTTTGGTAAGGGAAAGCGAGCAACTCATGGTGGATTTAGAAAGCAGCTACCCAACATACTACAAACAAAAGTACAACAATCAGGTGGTAAGCATACCGCAACTGCAAAAGGCAATGAGCAAAAGTGAGGCTGTACTCGAATACGTTATGAGTGATAAGGAGTTGTACACCTTTGCTATAACCAGAGATACATTCTTACTCCTGAAACAGGAAACCGATAGCATTTTCCGCTCAAAGCTCGATTTTTTTATTTACGCCCTGCACAGCGGGTACTCAACGGATTACAGGGATTATAAGGATGCAGCGTATACCCTTTACAGTAAACTTGTACTCCCCGTTGAACACCTGCTGAAAGGGAAAAACCTGCTGATAATCCCCGATGGAAAGCTAGGCCTTACCCCTTTTGAGGCTTTTACCGATACGCCTTACAGGGATAACGATAGGTGCAACTACGGCACTGAATTGTACCTGCTTAGGAAATACCCCATTGGCTACGCCTACTCCGCCACCCTTTACAGCAATTCCCTGAACAACGATTACAAAGGTTCTCCTAATTTCCTTGGGGTTGCGCCAGATTATAAAAACTCTAGGGACTCGCTAAAGAGTATTCCTAGGGGGATGCGGAGCGTAAGGAAGTTAGCCCTGCTAACGCAGGGAAAATCCCTAACGGGAAGCAATGCAACGGAGGCGAATTTTAAGAAATACTGCAATAGATACGGTATCGTCCATTTCTACGCGCATGGGCTGGAGGATACCCTTAACCCAGCCAACTCAAAGCTTGCTCTGTCCACACCAACCGATTCCACCGACGATGGCTACCTGTACGCATGGGAGGTTTATAACATGCAGATGAACGCCCAAATGGTGGTGCTAGGTTCGTGCTATTCTGGTTCGGGACGTTTATTGGAAGGGGAAGGGGTGCTAAGCATAAGCCGAAGCTTTATGTACGCTGGCAGCCAATCGGTGGTGATGTCGCTTTGGGCAGCAGCGGATAGATCCACCAATGATATACTGAACAATTACTACATGAACCTGCTAAAGGGAATGCGGAAGGATGAGGCTTTACGGCAAGCCAAGCTGAAGTACCTTACCACTGATGATCCTGTTGATACGCACCCACGCTACTGGGCTGGCATAGCTGTAAGCGGAAATCAGAATGCGCTTTATCGCTATTGGATTCTAAAGAAAGTGATACTTGTTGCCAGTATCATAATGACCCTAATCATCCTTGTTTGGAAACGGAGAACGATAAGGGGGTTGTTGAGTGGAGTGGTAAAATAG